The Pseudodesulfovibrio cashew genomic sequence CCGGCTGCGGCAAGACCACCCTGCTGCGGATCATAGCCGGGTTGGAATCCCCGGACCAAGGCAGCGTCTTTCTTGGCGAAAGGGACGCCGCCGGTCTTCCACCATGGAAACGGAACATCGGTTTCGTGTTTCAGGAATCGGCCCTGTGGCCGCACATGACAGTGGAGGAAAACATCGCTTTCGGTCTTGAGAACCAAAGGCAACCGGACTTGGACCTGCTGACAGCCTTGGGCGTGAACGACATGCTCGACCTCTGCCCCGGCACTCTGTCAGGAGGACAGGCACGGCGGGTGGCTCTGGCCCGCGCCCTGGCGGTCCGGCCCAAACTGCTGCTCCTGGACGAACCCTTCACCAACCTGGACCGAGAGGCCGCACTCGCGCTGCTCGGCGTCACCCGCGCCTTTGCCCATGAAATCGGGGCCACCGTTCTCTGCGTCACCCACGACCGGGAAGAGGCCGCCCTATGGGATGCGCCGGTTCTGATCATGCGGCAGGGCAGGCTTGAAGACTCTCCTATAGATCAATCAGCCTGAACGTCGCCTGGATGATGTAGTCCAATGGCGAACCAGCCGTGCGGAAGACAACCTCGCCGGTATACACTGCATTGCCGGTGGCGGCATCCAGCACCCGGACACGGTTGTCAAAAGAGACCGCGACCAGCTTTCCGTCCGGGCTGACGCACGCGCTGCGCAGCTTGTTGCCGAACTCGTTCAGTGCCACCACCCGCTCGCTGCCGCCCTTGACCGGATGGAAGATCAGCGAGCGGTTCCACTCGTCTCCGTAGGTGGGAGTGTCGTAGGCCAGCCAGGAGCCGTCCGGGGCGACCACCACATTGCTCGCCCCGGTCCAGTTGTCACCGGAGCGGCGGACGAGCGCCGTGCCCGACTTGGGCTTGAATTTATTCTTACCCCAGAGCAGCACCGACCCCTTCCGGGTCACGGCTGCCAGGATTCGGTAACCGCCGATGTCCAGGGATGTGGCCTTGACTTCCGTCCCGATTGCGATGGGATTGGGCTTGTGCGCGCCGTACTTCCCCGAGGCGTTCCAGACGCGAACCATGTTGTCCGTGGCGTCAAAAACCACCAAGTATTTCCCGTTGGGCGTGAAGCCGAGAAAGGAAGCCACCTCCTGAAGCCGGTCATTGGACTTGGGTTTCCAGGAAAGCGCCTTGAGCTTCTCCCGCGTTATGCCCTGGCCTTTCAGCCGCCACAATTCGATGATGCCCCGGGAGCCATCCCGATAGCCGCAGGCCATCATCCCCTTGTCTCCCCATGCCACGGACTGGAAGCCGCCTGCGGGATGGGTGGAGGGGAACACGGTCAGGAATTGCCCGCCGGTCAGGTCCAGGATGCCCATGTCGCCCATGTCGGTGCCCACGGCCAGCCGCCCGCCGTCCGGGGAAAAGGCGAGCCCCTCGACCCGATTCAGGTAAAGCAGCATCTCCTCCCGTTCCGCAAGGGCGGGCTCCACAACCACGAACCAATAGGCCGCGCCGAGCCCCAAAACCACGATCAGCACGGCGATGCGGAGAAACCATTTTCGTCCCTTGGATTTGCCGCCGCCCGAGCGTTTCTTTCCGGCTCCGTCCGCGTCGAGGGGCGGCGGTGGCGGTGGCGATTGCGGTTCGGGCTCCGGTTCCTGGGGAGGTTCAGCAGCAGGTTCAGGCTCGACCGCTTGCTCAGGCTCTGGAACAGGTTCCGGCTCTGACGCAGGGGGCGAAGGGGCCGGAGCTTCCGGCTCCGGCTCCGGCGGTGGCGGCGCTACAGCCTCAACGGGAGCCCCGCAGGACGCGCAAAACTTGTCGCCGGGCTCCAGAGCAGAGCCACACCGGGAACAGAATTTATCAGCCGCCATATCCGCCTCCTTGCAACAGATCAGCCTTGCTTTGCTCCGCACCGGGAGCAAAAAGCGGCGTCCGGCTTGAGCGCCGCGCCGCAGGAAATACACTTGCCCTGCTTGTGGGCCTCTTCCACCTGATGGCCGCAAGAGGAGCAGAAGGCCGCCCCCGGTTTGAGCTCTGCGCCACAGGACACGCAGCGGGAGCCCGAAGCCTCGCCCGAACCGGCTCGCCTGCCGGGCGCGTCCGACACCTGCCGCTTCATCCAGTCCGCGAGTTCGCCGCCGGAGCATGAGGCCAGAGTGATCTCGACGTCTCCACCGCCGCGCTCCTCGAAGCCCAGAGTCCACAGGTATCTGCCAGCCCCCGTCAGAGCCACAGAATAGTTGACCTCCGCCTTGTCCCGTCCGAAGCGGGTCAGCACGCAGGCTGCTGCAGGCAGCACAGGCTGAAGGGAGGCGCCCATGAAAAGCATCTCGCCCGAGGGTAGCCACCCTCCCGACGAGGGTCGCAACAGCCCGAGCCGTTCCAATTCCCGCGCGCCTCGTTCGGCAGCGTCCGCAGCCAGGAGGCCATTGGGGGCGAGGAAGTTCAGCAGGGTCACCATCCACCGCCCGTCACCCGCTTCCAGGCCCACGGCCAGGTTGTGATCCAGCTCCTCCAGGCTCAGGGTCAGGTCCATGCCCGGAGCCCGGTGCAGCAGGGAAACGCAAAGCTGGGCGCGCAGGTGGTCCAGGCACGCGGCCCAAGCGGCCAGCCCGGCCGGACTCAGCGACGCACGATAGTCCACGCCCTCGGGTCCGCTTCCGGCCCAGAGCATTCCCGCCAGATCCCCGGTCACGGCTTCGGAGTCATACCCAGCCGTGAGCCGGACTCCCTGGTCCACCCCATCCACGCGCACCAGCGGCGAGCGGGGATCATTCCCCCGGTAATAGAGCCGGGGCAGGACGCCCTCCGGAGTTCCCTCCAGCAACCGGACCTCCAGCAGGGGGTCGGCCAGGATTTCGAATGCCTCACGCCATATGCCCCCGGGAGCCGCCACGGGCTCGGCCCGCTCCGAGGCAAAGGGATGAAGCGGGCTGTGCGGGGCCGTGACCATGCTCAGGGCGTCAAAAACCGCCCGCACCTGGCCCGAAGTCAATTCAAGCGTTTCCAACATGAGTCTCTCCCCGGCTACTTGCCTGGTTTGGTGCCGCCCGGCACAAAGGTCCCGCCGTCCGCCCTGCCGCCGCCGCTGCCCGCGCCGGTCTCTGCGGCCTGCATGGGCGAACGCTGCAACCCGCCTTCGTTCATGACCTGATACCAACGCTCATAGTCGTGCGGACGCAAGTCGCCGTTCTTGATCTTGACGTCGATCTCGCCCTGGAACTTCACCCAGGAGTGAGGATCGGTGCCACCCCCGGCCAGCCGCCAGGCATCCCGTATCTCCTGATCAGTACTCTTGAGCCAGGGATACTTGGCCGAGTTGTCGTCGATGAACTGCTTGACCTCGGCCGACGGGGTGATGCCCGGGTCTACCACGGGCTCGCGGGGGCCGCCCTGGGCCGCGTCCTGCGCCTTCCATTCCTTCTGTGAGAACGGAATGTCACGGTCAGGGTCCAGTCCCGGGTCCTGACCATTCCGCAACTTGTCCGCAGCGGCTTCCGCGCGCTGAGTCCTGGCGTCTCCGGCCACATCGTCGCGGATGGAATCGACCAGGTCCCGCTCGCCGGGCGTGTCGCCAAGCCGCTCGGGCGGGCTGCCCGAGGATGCATCGGGATCGCCGCTGACGTGCCAATTCTCCGGTTCCTCCCAGGCCTGGCTCCGCCTGAGTCCGGTGGCTTCGTCGATTTCCGACCAGGGATCGCTGCCTTCGCCGGTCTTTGCCGTGCCGGACGAAGCCTGAGCATCCGCCTCGGGGCGGTTGAGCCCTTCGAAATCAGCCCCGCCCTCGTCCGTCCGGGCTCCTCCGCCACCTTCGCCGAAGAGGTCGCGCGTAGAGACGATGTTCGGATCGCCCTCGCCGGGAGCGTCAGCAGGGCGCACCGAGTCGTCCTGCAACCGCGAGGGCTCGGGCTCGCCGGAGCGCACTATTCCACCGTCGGCGTCGCCGCTCCTTGCGCCGCCTGTTGTGGTCCCGTCCCCGTCAAACAGATCACGCGTGGAGACAATGTTCGGATCATCGGCGGAAGGCGCGTCAGCCGGACGCACCGAGTCGTCCTGGAATCTGCCCGTATCGGGTTCACCGCCATGAGTCGGACCCGCCCCGGAGTCGTTGAACACCTGGTCGTAGGTGAAGATGTTGTCGCCGTCCTGATCCGGCGCGTCCGCAGGGCGCACCGAGTCGTCCTGCAACCGCGAAGGCTCGGGCTCGCCGGAGCGCACCATTCCACCGTCGGCGTCGCCGCTCCTTGCACCGCCTGCTGTGGCCCCGTCCCCGTCAAACAGATCACGCGTGGAGACAATGTTCGGATCATCGGCGGAAGGCGCGTCAGCCGGACGCACTGAGTCGTTGTCGAGGCGTGAAGGATCAGAGTCGCCGGAACGCATGGCTCCCGCGCTCCCTTCGTCCGTTCCGCCGGTTCGGGACATGCCCGCAGAAGCGTCCGTATCAGGAGCCGCGCCCCGAGTGCCCATGGGTACATCGCCATCCGCGGTGCGGACCTGAGGGCCCTTGGACGGAGTAGAATAGGAGGTGCCCACGCCGTCGCCCGCATCAGCGGGCTTCACGCCCGAAGGCTGGTCAAAGCCGCGTGGGGGCGGGCTGGCCGGGGGAGCCTGGACGTCCACGTCGCCCATGCGCACCCGATTACCTGCGGAGGGCGAGGCATAGTGCGACTTGGGACCGCTGATGGGATCATTGGAGCCTATACCGTGGGAGCCCTGAGCCAGCGTAGGATCGTTGCCGGCCTGGATATGCGGCAGCTTGCGGTCGCCCAGCCAGCGATCCAGCCGCGTGCCCGCCGCGCCCAGTCCTCCGGCAAAACCACCGATGGCGAAGGCCTGCTTGACCTCCTCCTTGGTCCCGCCCGTTACCAGGGTCTGAACCGCGTTGGTCGTGCCGCCGGACAACGTGTTGAGGAGGATATTCTCCGGAGCCAGGCCGCCGATCTTCTTATCCACCAATCCGCCTATGGCGTTGACAGCCGCATGGGTTGCCGCGCCCTTGAGTCCCTTGTCCCAGTTCTGGGCCGCTCCGAAAACGGCATTGGCAACTATCCCCCCGGAGGGGTCGATGCGCGAGGCCGCCACCTGCCCGACCTGGGCCGCTGTCTGGAAACCGAACTGCGCGATGGCAAGGTCCACTTCCCTATTCATGTGATGGGCCGCTTCGGCGTCGTGTTTGGCGGTATCGATATTGCCGAGGGCATGGGTCAACCGCCTGAGATCCCGCATATCGTCGTCGGTGAGGTCATCCGGGTTGACCCCGGTGGCATCCGCACCGATGCGGTCAAGGATACGCTGGGCCGCAGCCTGCTGTTCCGGGGTGAACGTATGGATGTGCTCGTCTATCCAGTCACGCCGGTGATAAATTTCGTTGAGCTTGTCGTTGCCGTAGTCCCCGGGTTTGCGATCCGGGGCCACCCAGGCCTGACGGTCGGCATCCCATGTGTAGCCCTGAGCCTGGAGGTCGGCCTCGCGCTCGGCCCGCTGCCGATCCTTGTCCTTTTCCACGTCGCGCCAGAACTGATCGCGCTCCCGGTCCCGATCGCGCAACTGCTGCTTGCGTTCGTCGATCCATTTCTGGGCCTCGGACGGGTCCATCCACTCGCCGTCGTACCATACCTGGCCTGGCTTGCCGCCCTCGTAGGTGCCGTCCTGGACAATGAGGGGTTCCCCGTCCGCGTCATAGATGACAGGGCCGGGCGACACGCCGCCCGCACCCGAAGAAGCCGGGCCTCCCGGATACGCCCCGTTCGCCAGCGCCTGGCTCAGGGCCGTATAGAACGATGGGCCAAGCATGGCCCCCAGCCCGGGAATAAGAGTATTGGCGAACCCCTGAAAACCTCCGTCCGAAAGAAGCCACAAAAGAAAATGTTCCAGCAGCGGCGGCGACTGGCCGGGCCTGAGAGCCTCCTTCCAACCACCGTCGTCTGCCCAGCCGTTCAAGGCGGCCAGAGCCATTGCCGAGGAGACCAGGCCGAACAGCAGAGAGGCCGGAACCGACGGCGAAGGGCCCGAAGTCCGGGCCAGAAGCAGAGCCGTCAACAGCATGGCCAGCCCGCCGTAGAGGGCAACCTCGGGGGACAGCACGGTGCGGAGCAGAAAGGCGAACGAGCCGCCGAACAGAGCCACGTAGCCCGCCGCCTGGGAAAACTCGCGTCCCCTGCCCCCCTGGGCCATGCCGTAGGTGGCCGTCCAGAAGGAACGAAACAGCAGGCAGAGCATCTGTCCCATACGCGAGGAGATCGCCGCGCCCACGCCAACGGCGAGCATGACGTTGGCCCAACCGCCCACGAACGCGCCCGCCACCAGGGCCATGCCCGCGCCTCCGGCCAGTCCGGCCAGAGCCAGGCCGCCAGCCTGGTGGAAATAGCCCCCAAGTTGACCGGGGATGGACACGATGTCGCCCACAGCGGCCACAGGCCCCCTCGTGAACAGGTTGCGCAGGAACCCGAACAGCAAGGGCACCCCCACGCCCAGCACCACGGCCCCGGACAGGCCCGAGGAAAACCCGGTCAGATAATCGTTGTTCACGCCCAGCAGGCTCGCCAGCGCCCTCTCCAGCCAGGCGAAATTACCCGGCGGTATGCTGGGACTCCCATAGCCGCCCCAGCGGACGATCACGAAATAAAAATAGACCGCCCCTGTGGCGAGCATGATGAGCAGGGTCAGGGGCAGCCTGCGCCGGAAGTTGTGCCACGTCATGGCAAGAATCTGTCTGAACAAGGGCCAGAATCGGGGAACGGACGCCTCGCTGTCCGGGACGGGGCCCGAGCCTTCTCCGCCGGGACGTCTGGGAGGCGGCATCGTGGAGCGCGAGGTGCGCTCGCCTTTGATGGCGTCAGTCGGCGAAGCGGTGGAACCCGACTCTGCCGTCATGCCTTCAGCCACGTCGGTCCGAGCGTCTTGCCTGCTCGGCAGTTCGCCGGGGGTCGTCCATTGGCCGGAGTCCGGGTCTAGGCAGTGCTCGTTGCCGTCACCGTCCCGCCAATGCATGTTCAGGACCGCCTGTTCGAAAAATTCCCTGTCCAGCTTGCCCTTACGGTACTGCTTCGCCAGCTTGGCATATTCTTTCTCGATCTTCTTCCTGTTCATGGCGAACTCCCTGTCACGTCATCCGCGAATAACCGCTCCACGGCTTCCGGCCCGATCCTGACCACGCCTCCGAGCGTGCCGAGCCACATCCCTCCGCTCCTCTCCCGGCGCATGGTCATGACCTCCCTGGCAGGGAGGCCGTCGTCCATGGTCAGGCGGCGCACCGCCGCCCCATCCTCGAGGACCGTAATACCGTCGTATTCATGCCCCAGCCACAGCCGTCCGGCATCGTCCCTAAACAGGCTGCGCACCTTGGGACCGGCCAACAACGCTGCCGGAACCGTCTCCGCCAGCCGCCACTCACCGCCGTCCGAACCGAACCTGGCCGCGCCCCCTTCCTGAAAATATCC encodes the following:
- a CDS encoding zinc-ribbon domain-containing protein, producing MAADKFCSRCGSALEPGDKFCASCGAPVEAVAPPPPEPEPEAPAPSPPASEPEPVPEPEQAVEPEPAAEPPQEPEPEPQSPPPPPPLDADGAGKKRSGGGKSKGRKWFLRIAVLIVVLGLGAAYWFVVVEPALAEREEMLLYLNRVEGLAFSPDGGRLAVGTDMGDMGILDLTGGQFLTVFPSTHPAGGFQSVAWGDKGMMACGYRDGSRGIIELWRLKGQGITREKLKALSWKPKSNDRLQEVASFLGFTPNGKYLVVFDATDNMVRVWNASGKYGAHKPNPIAIGTEVKATSLDIGGYRILAAVTRKGSVLLWGKNKFKPKSGTALVRRSGDNWTGASNVVVAPDGSWLAYDTPTYGDEWNRSLIFHPVKGGSERVVALNEFGNKLRSACVSPDGKLVAVSFDNRVRVLDAATGNAVYTGEVVFRTAGSPLDYIIQATFRLIDL
- a CDS encoding zinc ribbon domain-containing protein, which codes for MLETLELTSGQVRAVFDALSMVTAPHSPLHPFASERAEPVAAPGGIWREAFEILADPLLEVRLLEGTPEGVLPRLYYRGNDPRSPLVRVDGVDQGVRLTAGYDSEAVTGDLAGMLWAGSGPEGVDYRASLSPAGLAAWAACLDHLRAQLCVSLLHRAPGMDLTLSLEELDHNLAVGLEAGDGRWMVTLLNFLAPNGLLAADAAERGARELERLGLLRPSSGGWLPSGEMLFMGASLQPVLPAAACVLTRFGRDKAEVNYSVALTGAGRYLWTLGFEERGGGDVEITLASCSGGELADWMKRQVSDAPGRRAGSGEASGSRCVSCGAELKPGAAFCSSCGHQVEEAHKQGKCISCGAALKPDAAFCSRCGAKQG
- a CDS encoding ABC transporter ATP-binding protein yields the protein MLNLTDVSKRFGATAAVEGVSLNIPPGERRILFGPSGCGKTTLLRIIAGLESPDQGSVFLGERDAAGLPPWKRNIGFVFQESALWPHMTVEENIAFGLENQRQPDLDLLTALGVNDMLDLCPGTLSGGQARRVALARALAVRPKLLLLDEPFTNLDREAALALLGVTRAFAHEIGATVLCVTHDREEAALWDAPVLIMRQGRLEDSPIDQSA